Below is a window of Malus domestica chromosome 13, GDT2T_hap1 DNA.
ACattccaaaatttaaacaaaaagcGTAGGAAGTGATAAGTGAGTTATGGCCTTGGCCCAGTCACGAAACATGAGGCCCATTTCCTGGCCCAACAATGTTAGATTGGCAAATGTCAATCTTCACCTACCCAGGCTTGTGCTTGCATCCTACAGTCCTACTACTATTGGGAGGTCGTTGACTAGGCAGCCCACCAAACGTAGGGTTAAAAATTTAAAGATTTATAGTTTAAATGGTTAGTACCATTTGTCTATGTATTTGAATTTGAAGTTCGATGTGTCTTTGAGAAAACAAAAGACTGATAGACTGTTGAGGAGGTCTTGTGTTCGACTCTTAAAAAATGAAGGTTGGGTTGGATTGTCAGAGACATCTCGAGCCATTCTAGTCTCTTAGTGGCCCCATCCATGTCTCCAGCATATGTCTTCATGTTTCCCatatctctattaattaatgaaactttctttgtcaaccaaaagaatgTGAAAAGATTATTTAGTcttttatcaacaaaaaaaatgatggacaataatgtaatttcacaagttcaaattttattgttttttattgaaacttcaCATATCGGCGATGTTAAAAtattttcaatatttaaaattaaaaaaaaaccaaaaacaaaaacatctcTCCCCCCCtccccacgttctctctctctctctccctctctccctctctccttctcatttttataaaaaaatgtgtttataCACATAAAGTATGTAGGCAAACGCTAGTATAATACCAACTaaatatcaaaaataaaaatatttcattAAACACGGAGAAAAACTTAGCAAGCAGGCCAGACAGCTCTCACAAAATATAAGCTCGTGACTTAATGTCTCACGTGATCTTACTAATTCAAGTCGATCTAGAAAGTTCCGAATCATACTACCCTAACGAACCCCAAGCTTCTCTTAAAGTTACCGTGGACCCCCAACTTTTCCACCATTAACTTTGAATATTGGCAGATACCTTCATGATAGTTACAGGCTGGATTGTCCTCTTCCTGTCTTTAGAGTTTGTCACTGTTTGAGAACCTAACTTATCCATTTCATGTGACAAGCACACTGTGTCCAACGCGTGCTCTATTTGATATACAAATTGCATCTTAGGTGGCTCTGATTGACCCGTTAAATCTTTGTAAATTCTTGAACGTACACTCTACTGGGTGAACAAATTCATAAATTCTTGAGCGCATATTCGACCGGTTCGCCAATATGCACACACCATACGAAAATGTTGACATTTTGATATACCTGAAACTGAAGTTAACAATTAGGATGGATCGAGCCAGACATTACCTATTGCGACAAAGAACATTGTATCTATACAAGTTAAATGGTGCCCGCGAACGATAAAAAACAGTAAACATCTGGTTACTCTTTTTTACCGGGCACCGATAAATACCATATTGATGTCCCCATGTACAAAACAAGAATGGTAAGTCCACGATCCCGACATGTACTCAAAAGTTACCGTCTTCACATTCGCATCGAACCACTTCCGAGGTTAAAGAGAATCCCAAACTTCCTCCTGGACTTCAAGTATACAGTGACTGTTCAAATCAATAGACGCTTTCGAAAGAAACCTGGACATGGGGGAGATGCCTTGGCTTTGGACTCGAAGCAGTAGCAAGGCCTTGAAGTAGTTTCACAACGTCACTGGCATCATCGAGGTAGTACTTGGCCTTGCTTGGCTTTCTTCCGACGGTGCAGGCAAATATCTCGGGAGGAGAAGGCAAGGATGGACAAGAAACTGTTCTTAATATGCTCTCGAACATGTCCTCATCAGATCTGTCATCCCCAATGCACATCACAAAATCGGGTGCCTTTCCATCGGTGACCATTCTCGAAAGAATTTTTTCAGCAACCAATCCTTTGCTTACTCCCTGCATGTCACAAAGGCAATAGTGAAACAAATTACACAACTGGGATTGTGTTTGTGAAGGTGTACACGCGCATGCGAGGAGAGGGACTCTGTGAAAGCAGTTTTACCTGTGGCTTAACTTCAACAATATGCTGGCCCCTCTTAACAACTGCTGGTTCGTTCGAAAGAACATTTTCCAGATGATCCAACAATTCCTTGGCTTGACAGGATCCAAAGTCGGGGTCTGCATCTTGGTGATGCCATACCAAAGCGCTCTCTTTACTTTCTATGTTGGAGCCGTCCGTTGCCTCTGTATACAATCTCATCACAGGCTCCACAATTTCTTTCCAATCCAGATCGGCACCAACAGGACTGGTTTCCCACTCGGAACTTCTATTCCACCTACACCAAAGAACAGAACAAAATACCTTAGTtcagtttaaaaaaatatatcaagGGGCTAACTGAAcattcaaaacatatattacaaACATACCTTAAGAAGTACCCATGTTCAGCAGCAATTCCAAGCGTCTCACATGAGGCAAACCAATCGCTCAAAGAAGTCCGTCCCCTCCCACTAACAATGAAAACAGTGTTCTTCGGATCCTTACACAGGGAATTCATAAGAGCGAGGACTTCTGGGCTAGGGGCCTTAATAATGGAAGCTTCGGGAATAACAGTCCCATCATAGTCCAGAAATATGGCCCTTCTGCTTGTTCTTTTGTATGCCGAAACAATATGGTCTATAGACAACTTTCTAAAGTTCGGCGAAAGGGAAACCACTctaaatctcaagcccaatccAATGCCCCAGCATCGTTTACTATAATGATCTCGGCATGCTCTATCCAAATCCTGTGCAAAGCTTCGCGCCCAATAAGCCACATCATGAGAACTAACATAACGATAGTGTTTCTCATGACGTAACTGTTTCTCTGATTTAGGCATGGTGATTGCCGAGTTCAAGGCATCAGCCACAGCATCAATGTCCCAAGGGTTAACCCTGATTGCTCCACTTAAAGAAGGTGAGCAACCAATAAATTCAGACACAACAAGCATGCTTGTCTGAGGAGAATCTGCTGTCACGCCTAAAGCTTCATTCATGGGAGGTGTTCCCTGCCTGCAAACAATATACTTGTAAGGAACTAAGTTCATTCCATCCCTCACAGCATTCACTATACAACATTCTGCTACTGCATAATACGCTGTCTTCTCGTATTGAGGAACATGACGATCAATCAGAACCACTGGCTCATAATTAGGTGAACCATAAGCCTCATTTATCCTTCTGGCAGTCAAGTATGTCTCACTCTTTGCTTCCTGTACATCTTTCCCTGATCCCCTTGCGGGATTTATAATTTGAACAAGTACTATGTTGCCCTGCAACTCCGAATTCTGCTGTAAGAGTTGTTCCAAAGCTAGAAACTTTAAGCTGATTCCTTTAAATATATCCATGTCATCAATGCCAAGAATCAGTTTTTTCCCCTTGTACTGCTCTTGAATCTCTTTAATTTTGGCAGTTGTATCGGGAAGATTCAACACAAATTCAAGCCGACCCATATGAACACCTACAGGCAGAATTTTAATGTACACTGTGCGGCCAAAATAATCAAGCCCAATATGCCCTCGCTTTGATTCATAGTCCAGCCCCAGCATTCTACTGCAGCATGAGAGGAAGTGACGCGCATAATCAAATGTATGAAACCCAATTAGATCACAATTTAGCAAACCCCTCAAAATTTCATCTCGGACAGGCAAAGTTCGATAAATTTCTGATGACGGAAACGGGCTGTGAAGGAAGAACCCAAGCTTTACTCGGTAGTACCGCTTCCTCAAAAATGTTGGGAGAACCATTAAGTGATAATCATGAACCCAGACACAATCGTCCTCGGGATTAATAACTTCCATCACCTTGTCCGCAAATATTTTGTTGGCAGATACATAGGCCTGCCACAGCGAGCGGTCAAAGCGATCTCCATGGTCTGGACACATGGGCAGCATGTAATGAAAAAGGGGCCACAATTGCTGCTTACAGAACCCCAAATAAAACTTCTTCTGGAGATCACTGGGCAGAAAAGTTGGCACACAATTGAATTCCTCCAGCAGTTTCTGCGCAACTTCTTCTTGTTCGCTGGCATCTATTTCAGCCTTGAGAGACCCCACATAAACAACCTCACTTTCAGATGAAAACCCATCCTTTAAATGTAACAAAATTGAATCCTCATCCAAACTGAAACGCCATTTCTTCGTTTCTGGATCCCTTTTAGCATGTAATGGTAACATATTTGCCACAACAATTTTCCTCTCACGACAGGCGGATGAACTAGAATATGAATCATCATCATTGCTATAACTATCCACATCTGATATAATACCAGGAACAGTCATCACCCTTGGAAGAGCCCTTGGAGTACAAGGAATATCCAAAAGGCCGCCATATGCCCAATCAAAAAGGTTTGTGGAAGATCTTGATGCCATGACTGCTAGAATTCCTTTTCGCTTGAATCATACAGAACAACACAGTACAGGAAAAGATTTTGGACTACGGTCAGAGAAGTCTACAAACCTAcgcaaaacaaaaatgaaagagtGAAAAGAGTGATCATCTCATTAAACAGCTGCCACCGAATAAATCCATTTTCACGCCTACAacaattaaagaattaaaactAGTCATACTCCAGTTTTATTGCTGGTTAACAGAATCAAAATAATGATGATCCATAGAGCATGCTTAGGCTCACTAATTTTCACATTTTATGCTGCGACAGAAGAAATACAGAAATTTTATTCACTAGAAAACATACTGAATATGGAAGTCAACTAACAAGCATGGTCAATTTACTGCCATGTCCGAATATCTATCTCATCCTATGAAAATTGAAACCCATGTTTGTATACACCAGTGTCGATTCTTTCTTTATCTTAAAATACATAGTACGGACACAAACAGGTAGAACGTAACTACGTAACCAAGCATCCAATGCACAAATGCCTCTTCGGTATAAATAAGGCGAGAGGAAGTTGCAACATCTGGCACATTAGCATCCCGATATAGCAAAAAGGAAATTTACACcgcaaagatttttttttctttctaataaagcaaagaggtcgcacttggtgcgatggcaagtgccttcgtccatgagcggtaggtctcgggttcgagacttgggagcagcctctccataaatgggggtaaggctagccgacattcacctctcccagaccctgcgtaaagcgggagccgtgtgcactgggtacgacatttTTAATAAAGCAAAGAGAGTTATACAGACATACAAAAAGCATTGTCCTACCCTGAATTCTTTCTCCACGTACTACTTGAATCTGATGCCGAAAATTGACCAACGATAAGCAAAACACACGAGAATACAAGAAGAAATTTCTTTCTTCGTTCCTTTTCGGAGTGGCAGCAACATCCAACCAAGTCAATTTATTCCATATTACAAAAGTAAACCATACGCATCCAAAATTTTATCAATATTATCAACTTTGGCGACCGAAAAGAAGATCAATGATCAATCATAGTTCACAAATCAGTACAAATCTACAGATAAAATCCCGGCCTTCGAATTCAGCAACGGCAGTACCCCACCTTTATTCTAAATTCCTAAAATTAGCTTTTCTACCAAAACAAACACCAATGCTTCAAATTCTAAACTTTCTTGTTTTCGAAGCCAGAAAATGCTAATTTATTAACCAAAAATAACACATACAGCACGCTGCGAAAGCTATATGCTACAGtaacaaataaaagaagatggcagtaaaaaaaaaatttaaaaaaaaaaataaatataaaaattaaaaaattaaaaaagtgagCATTACCTGAATCGAATGAAATTTACATGTGAAATTAAGAGTCCCGTACGAAGCTTCAATCAACAACTTCCTCCCGAAATCTGTAATAATCACACAGAaaaatgcaaactttcaacaaaccaaacggccggaagaaaaaaaaaatcgtttcGGATTAAAGCCTTTATACCGTCTGTTGGGTTCCCGAGAAAATAAAACTGTTAGAGAAAATACAAAGCTCGTGCGCAACGGGAAACGGCCGCGAGTAGTGGTGTGAAGACGAGTGAAGAGCGTGAATTCAGGAAACTGAGATCAAGACTCGTACTTGTCATGGTTTTCTCACACAAATTCTCGGGAACCGAACAGACCGCAAGGAAAATTCAAGAGGCCGACTCGTAACGAGAGAGCGGGAGATCAGATAGGGAAGGCGAGAGCTCACCCTTCCGGTGCGAGTCCGGGGTCCGTTGGATATCGGAGAACGGCGAAATGGTTTTCAAAGTTgggacgagagagagagagaggctgcGCTGGGTGTTACAAACTTGCAATAAAGAACGAGATAAAGATCGGAATGTTATATATAAACAAAGTAAGAAAGTTtttagagagagacagagagagatgatggagaggagagagagagagagagagaggggcttGGGGTCCatgtgaggttttttttttttttttttttttttctaccgcGGTTAGATTATTTTAActattgggttgggttgggtttttattttgggTAGCGTTGAGAATTCACTCTTAAATGACCATAATGCCCCCGGTTACCGGTTAGTactgtttcaatttttttttagttttgatttTCTTCTCCTGATATGCGGGAAGAGATTCGGTTGGACTTCCTGCGAATAGAgcatttcttaaattgaataaaaactgaATAAGTTTGGTGAGAAGTGCGTTACGAATGATATATTGGTTTTTGCACAAGTTTTATGCTACTACGAAGTTAATTGgcgtttttctttttttggtagcgttttccttttgaaaaaaataagataAGATTGTGGTTTGGCCATGACGATCCATTCTTAGGGATATGGGAAGATTTATAGAAGTATTTTAGCCTCCTTTAACTCTCATTTTGTGATTTATCAATGTTAAAAATCAAACTTAGGACGTGTCATGCCAAATACGAGACTTATTTATCTCGATCATTGGGCATTCCGTGGTATTTTATTGGGACGTTTCATTTTGTACAGGAAAGGTCACATGTTTTAATGTTGTGGATAAGGATCTATACACCTTTCAATCTACAATTTATTACGAAATGAATAAATCACACAACATTTAAAGCACAAAAATCCTCCATATCTTATCGTTATTTTATTTTCGTTATGGGATTTGGACCTTGTTGAAAATGAGAGTGGAGCCGCACAACTCAACCCATTATCCAATCGAGCTAAATaaggaaaaatatataattggaacataaatttaattagcattcgtaataattaatttatcttattattattttcaaacctttttcgCACTTTTTTTTGCATGTTCATAAACGACTTGTAAGTTTAAAAACATTACCTCTTCACCTGAGATCTTAAGAACGATTATCTCCTCATTAATATTACttatatgtataaaaaaaattgtcacatTTTTCTGACTCACTGTGTGACTACGGATAGACAACCACCTAAGGCAACGGCTTTAGTAAagacaaaagaaaatttgaaaaataaaatgtggAACAAATAAAATCAATGAATTGATCAAAGGTTTTTATTTTATCCAAAATAGTAAATAGAAAGCTAGATTTTAATTCATATATAAGATGaagtttataaaaaaatgtcttatacaagattaaaaattgattttagtccctaaACTCTATTTAATGCCAGCATCTGTATTCAATTTCTctcctttttatttataattttatggtgttcataaattaaattttatgaagatattataaattttaattctcattatggtaagtatctaatataagaaaatatttttgtagagatttttcggtacacttatatttttcaatattttcttatgCGCCAATAATTTATTACAATATATTTATGTACAAACATTTCAGTACACTACattagtataatatgtttaggtacggacatttcggtacactagaTTAGTAtacactagtacaaaaaacactttgcgcgacgcatgtccTTCGTTGCGCAAAGTCAAAAAAATGTCGCGCAAAAATTAGCCAAACAAACCTTCGTCACGCTCCAAGGTAGTGACAGTAAGGTTTGCACGACGAAGAAGtaacctacgtcgcgcaaaccttttttttttttttggcaaaaatattttttatttaatttttaataaatattgtaattaaattataaacaataattaataaaccaatgGAAATTGAGGCAAGAAATATATGCTTTTTGGTAAAATTTCCACTAAGCATTGTTTAATGAACATTTTGTATTatcattaataaaaacaaacgcATATGAGATCAATGTGGTAAAGCCAATACATTCAATACAAACTTAAGATATGTGTTTGAATACAATCATATACAAACCTAAGATATGGgtaatattaaccaaaatttcaatacaatcatatataaaaaaaggaagaataccaaaatttcaaaacagttttgcgcgacgtaggtgcaccctacgtcgcgcaaagttgggAAAAAAGCAGTAAAGCATTCTTGGTTTGGTACCAAAATCTTGCGAGACACACTAAACGTTGCACAAACggtctttgcgcgacgaagactggtgttgcacaaaactgctttgcATGACGTAAGTGCACCTTCGTCGCTCAAAACGGTTTTGCGCGACGCCagtcttcgtcgcgcaaagactATTTGCGTGACGTTTTGTGTTTAGcgtcgcgcaaacatactttgcgcgacgaaatttgctgcgtcgcgcaaacatgtttttgtactacTGATAATATGTTTAGGTACAGACATTTCGAtacactagtttagtataatatatttaggtaccaaCATTTCAGTACACAAGTTTAAtatcatatatttaggtacgaaAATTTTGGTACACTtatgtttttacatattttcttatgtgccactaattcaCTACAATATATTTTGGTATGGACATATCGGTAcactaatttagtaaaatatatcattatacaaACGTTTAGGTACACGAATTAGAagaagttaaataaaattaatgaattagaATGTGTAtaagaataaatttaaaatttaatgtaatgtcattaaataagatatctatttttgttttataacatgaatttgaattaagtacgcattaaaatactaaaatcaaTATTCAATCTAACATcaggtttttattaaattttaatattcttcaaggattaaaattcaaaaacccCAATAGTAAATTCATTAGAAAAACTCCAACAATAAAACTAATAAACCAAAACAGACAAAATCCGTACAAAAATTGAAAGTTCATGTCACCGAAACTCAATGAACCAAatcctaaggccatctccaaccgaagggtccagagggccgaaaatagccctaaaaccatctccaaccgagggttaggccagagggctctggaatctgggagggccccacgggatcggagagggctggagggctggctgctttcggccagccagccagccccggggctggctattttttttttaatgtttcctattgctgtcggttaaaaccgacagcattaaagagtttttttattttttttaaatagttctactattagtgtcggttataaccgacactaatagtttgaaatgttttttaatgtaacggctagtagccgttggattattaggcctctctttttttttttttttaatgaatttaaacttcttttttttttaatgaatttaaacttcttttttcccctgtttttttttccttttcatatgaatcaaattttttttcatattttttttcctataacttctatttcacaaaatttgtttcatattttttttcaattctatttttttcgtataacttcctaggccatttatacaacattaaattgtagtttttaaataataaattatgtttggccctatggccctttggccctcggttggagacggttttttgtgacagggctaaaacgagccctttggccctctggccctcggttggaaacggaggcaaatatggccctgtactgttcattaaaatattaatatattgaggaatcttggagggagccctctggccagccctcggttggagatggcctaagagtCTTGAAGCAGTGCCGCCGTTAAacttgtcgcatttagcctgtAAATAATGAGATTTAATGTTGTCACTTGTATTAAAATGTAGATAGATCATAGATGTAGATTGGTTTCACATTTTCACTAGGGCTTAATTTAACCGAAGTTACAATATTTGGTGGGTGTTGCTGAGTAGGTAAGGCAAAATATTATTATTCATTGAAAGAAAGTGTGTGCGGAAATTGTATTGCTCTCGAAGTCATCAAAACCTAAAAGGATATCTTAATTAACCTAAACACCTACGATTAAGCCTCTTTTTAGAGTGAAAAGCAGTTCCACAATGTATTAATAAACATTATCCTCCAATAGTGTAATTAATCTTTTTCCTAATCACGTACTAATTTTTTATACTAATTGTTTAGATTTAATCGTGTAGAAAGTTTAGGTCAAATGTCCTTTACTTGTGTATTAAATTGACGGCTTCATCCAATTGTATCGTTATCCTAAAAAatgtaataaaaattaaaattattagtaattaattaagacACGAACCCACGACTCTGTATTTTATTTGTTCTGTGGACGCCACCAGTGACTGGGTCGTGATAATCTAAACTTTTTGCAATGTTCAATTAACCTTGAGAGATTCATGTACTTTATCCTAACAACGTAACAAATTAACTAACAATAGAATAATTTATGTCACTTATATTACCGTTTAGTGGTATACCTTTTAAGCCGAAATGAtagtattttattaaattagggGCAAGTGGAAATAGGGACCAAGGCGGTCCTAAGATCATCCAAATCCGGAAAACATACATGTAAAGATTTTTCGAGAACTCTCCGAATGTTTGGCATGAGTCTCTTTTATGCCTACTAAATGTTGATGTAATATATGATAGGCAAATCTCGACATGTTGCATTGACAGCACTCAACAAGTTTTCTCTATATGACTTATAAGATTGCTTTGGTATATGCCGATATCTGTTAACATGTGCATAACAAACCCCCCAAGTGAAtaaactgaattttttttttggctcaCTTTGCACtctatttatatataaaaaacttGTATTTAACACTAAGATGCCAAGGTTTAAACATTAAAATCTTCAACCTAAACATCTTGAATAATATCGAggaaagtgagaggtcttaaattGAATATGAAGGTTGACAAGTTcgcaatcaatttatttctctatatttcttagtgtaaatatattgttttatataaaaaaattcgacaaaaaacaaccaaacaatAGCATCCGCAATATTATGCAATAGTATTTTACCACAATGACGGTAAGCAACCATGCATATATACATAATGCGAGTTTGATTCAAACCGATTCCCCTCTATATGACaattaattatttaactcaCTAATGTTATTACTCTACACTTTACtgataaaatacaaaatattatgatAATAAGAAGGTTTTTAAGCCAAAATGATCTATGAGATTGACATACCTCCTTACTTTGGTCTCTGACaatgaaaatcgatagaagtggtccaTCAGTTTGTCCAttgtaaatcattttggtcatttcgtgaGAATCTATCGATATCTTCGTTAAATTGTCACGTGAATGATCACATGACTAcctttttaagtatttttgtcaaatcaatcACTCCACTTAACCAGAATATTGACAAATTTTTACAAAAAGACTAAACTAACACTACGGTCCGTAATTGAAACACTAATTATATTGGTTTTCATTGTCGGGGATTAAAATGAAGAGTTTTGCCGATGTGAGGGAACACTTGTCTAATGGAaatccaaataaacaaaaacaaattaaatattatttttaactttttataacGGGAAACAAATAGGAATATCCTTAGTTGCCAAAGAGATGCGATTTTTGCTACAGGACAGTTGCGGGACAAATATAACCTTCCGGATAGGTACGaccaataattaattaacaaaaaaataaaatgttaaaatGTGGACCGAAAAATGAGCTGTACGTTAATAAATGACAGCTGGGTCTGCTAAGGTTCGCGACTTCGCGTTGCGGTTCCCCAAAAAAATACGAAAACCCTCAGCTCTGAGACGTCAAGtcgtttttacaaattttttgtttgttgtttttattttaactttatatgtttttgagatattttatttaaaccctaCTTATGtatctctacacccaacttataaATTTTCTTCACCAAACTTCCAGTTTTGCCCTTAATTAATAGCAGAGAAAATTTAGATTAGACCTAAAACCCGcgaacataaaaaaaaagttctttATTCTTATCTCTACCCCCTTCCATACATTCCGGTGAACCTAGACCAAGAGCCGTTTACAATTCCCTGACGTTTTCGACAGCCACCATACCTCTCCACTGTGATCATAGAGTAAATCAAGCATGGGGATGGGAAGCATTTGTGCAAGAAGAGCTAGACCTGTTGCTAGTGCTAAATTTCACATATCAAACAACAAAGGAAGATTCATAAAGGCTAGGTATGAGGATGATAATGATTATATTGAACAGAACGAGAATATCTTGACTCCAGACAAGAAATTTTCTCCCCAAATACTCTTCGTTTAAGGTCCTTGAACAACAAGGGTGAGATAGAAGTTAAGCATATTCATGAACAAGAGTTGATTGAATCCCCAAAAACCGAAGGAAATTCAAGAaacaaaggaaaaggaaaaaagggtGAAAGGGAATGGTGGCCGTTGACAACGTCGGTGAAAGTGTAACCGGCGTCTGAGTTGAGTTTACTTGAATACATGGATGAGTGTAGAGATAAAAATAGTGTTTTGTTGTtcatgggttttgggttttaatatatttttttttttacttatttaagggcaaatttgaaaatgtgataGAGAAACTtgataagttgggtgtagagataCAATAAACGAGTTTGAATAAAATTTCCCTATATTttttgcgtttttatgtttgaaAAGCTTATCGACAAATCGAGGTTGGAAAGGATTTTTCAAAGAGTCGGGAAGCGGATCTCCAGTGGTGGattttgaaaaaattaattaagggatttttaatgaaaagtccgcgatactgtttattttaataaaattttatatttttacactaaaaagttaaacttggtactattcactttaccttttattttgtcctcatcgttaaaactcaaaattttcaagcatttttcattagttttcctattaattaagggtgcgtttgttacATCGGACTGTCTCGAACTGGACTAACTTCAggaactaagctggactggcttagactagacaaactggattaacttagtgaaacgtttggtgcagtatcagactaagaagcaggataaaaattaattttccttttttttttccaaaaacaaagAACTCTAtctgtctctccattttctttgCTCAAACTATCTCTCCTACTTTTTCTCCATCTCTTCCATTTTCCTTTCCCTTCcaattcctttttccttttcttctcgaTCACAAATATACACAGTTCACATGCAAACCAATTTTccatcaaaccaaacaaaacccaTCACCTGCCTCATCAATCCAACAAAATTCCCAAACTTTCCCACCCTAAAATTTGACAATTCCATTCAAATTAAACAAAAGTTAGAGCTGAAAAACtgaggaaagaaagaaagagagagagggggagggagAGTAAATGGATCACCAATAGCTTGAGGAGAAGCAGTAGCGTAAAGGAGAAGAGGAGGCTGTGGGCCGCCAAAGCCTGCACGAACTTCAACAATCTCTGCTAGTTCATCATCACCGTAAAACGATGTTGTTCTCTGCGAAGGTCAAGACTTTAGATTGTGAGAAATATCAAGATGAGGTTGCTGTTTCAAT
It encodes the following:
- the LOC103451948 gene encoding probable alpha,alpha-trehalose-phosphate synthase [UDP-forming] 10; its protein translation is MASRSSTNLFDWAYGGLLDIPCTPRALPRVMTVPGIISDVDSYSNDDDSYSSSSACRERKIVVANMLPLHAKRDPETKKWRFSLDEDSILLHLKDGFSSESEVVYVGSLKAEIDASEQEEVAQKLLEEFNCVPTFLPSDLQKKFYLGFCKQQLWPLFHYMLPMCPDHGDRFDRSLWQAYVSANKIFADKVMEVINPEDDCVWVHDYHLMVLPTFLRKRYYRVKLGFFLHSPFPSSEIYRTLPVRDEILRGLLNCDLIGFHTFDYARHFLSCCSRMLGLDYESKRGHIGLDYFGRTVYIKILPVGVHMGRLEFVLNLPDTTAKIKEIQEQYKGKKLILGIDDMDIFKGISLKFLALEQLLQQNSELQGNIVLVQIINPARGSGKDVQEAKSETYLTARRINEAYGSPNYEPVVLIDRHVPQYEKTAYYAVAECCIVNAVRDGMNLVPYKYIVCRQGTPPMNEALGVTADSPQTSMLVVSEFIGCSPSLSGAIRVNPWDIDAVADALNSAITMPKSEKQLRHEKHYRYVSSHDVAYWARSFAQDLDRACRDHYSKRCWGIGLGLRFRVVSLSPNFRKLSIDHIVSAYKRTSRRAIFLDYDGTVIPEASIIKAPSPEVLALMNSLCKDPKNTVFIVSGRGRTSLSDWFASCETLGIAAEHGYFLRWNRSSEWETSPVGADLDWKEIVEPVMRLYTEATDGSNIESKESALVWHHQDADPDFGSCQAKELLDHLENVLSNEPAVVKRGQHIVEVKPQGVSKGLVAEKILSRMVTDGKAPDFVMCIGDDRSDEDMFESILRTVSCPSLPSPPEIFACTVGRKPSKAKYYLDDASDVVKLLQGLATASSPKPRHLPHVQVSFESVY